The Vicia villosa cultivar HV-30 ecotype Madison, WI unplaced genomic scaffold, Vvil1.0 ctg.001135F_1_1, whole genome shotgun sequence genomic sequence ACAAATTCTTTTAACTTTTATTCAAAGTATAACCCAATCAGTTTTAACCAAAATCAATTATCCCATTCAAAATGAAGCATACTTCAAGGAGCATTTGAGTCTTTATTCGTAATTTAATACTATTCCTTTCTCAATTTTCTAATAATtataattgaaaaaattatttattcattaaaatctttattcatgttattttatattttgcaataattaattgataaattttattaaacACTACATTCTTAATTTTGAGTTTTGACGTTATGGTTAATTAATCTACTTAAAAACTTCAAAACATAATTTAATTGCAAAGAATATACGAACTTAATTGCGGTCAAAAAGTAAAATGTAAGGTAATTTAAAGAGGGAAAGACAAATTAACGGAATATCCAAATTTCAATGATCACTTTCATCTAACTCCAAAGAATCTAAATTTCCTTCATTTTGTTCACTAAAAACACTctacataaaaaataaaacaaaataaaatctcaaaaaagaaatatctacaaaataaaaaataaccatCTACTAGTTTTTCCGAAACTACCCCTACTCCGGAATCGAACTCAACAACGCCGCAAACTTCTCAACACCGGCACTACCGCTTCTGTTATTTCTCCCTCTTCTCGATCTCTGTACAGTAACGCCGCCGGAAACACTCGCCGGTGAGACACGCTTAGCGTCACACTCACCGGAGAACAGAATCTGTTTCCCGCGACAACCGCATTTATAGGAAGCGCCACTTTTCATGAGAGCGGAACTCGCTTTAACGGCCAATGCCGCCATCTCCTGAGCCTGCAAAGGTTGCCTCAACCAACTCAACGGAAGCACAAAGTAAAGCTGTCCTAGTTGCAACGCTTGGTTTTCATCGACGGCGGTGACGACGTCGTCGAAATCCATTTCGTCGGAGTTACATATAAAACACGACGGATGCTCCTGTAAGAGGTAAGATACCTTGACAGGATAAGTAAACTCTCGTAACCTTCCGTCTTGTAGAATAAGCTTCGCCGTCGCAACACGAGTTGAATCGGAGGAGGTACAGTTTCCCATTGTGATGTGACTCAGTGAGTCCGGCGAGTTATGTATGAGTCGTGAAAAAATGGAAAATGTTGTTATTAGTTGAAGAAGAGAGGAACGTGATGAAGGGAATATATAGTAAGTAATTTCCACGTGgaattttgatttaattaattagaagcTGCGGGAATGGCTTTCCAGGCTGTAAGTTGTTGTTGACAGGTTGTATTACTAGCTAGCGTTTAGTGTGCGAAACTGACCCTATTTTCAAGATTGGGTGTGTATTTACGGTTTTGCCATTAGGTTTGGACAAAATGTGAAACTATGGTGAAATCAATGTGTTAAAATTGGACTAGTGTTAGATCTTTGGTTTCGAGTTGAATTACTTAAAATCATGTGGTATTCATGTTTTTGAAGCTGATTTTGTGAAAATCATGATGACAGCTCAATGTGACTTATGTGTTTGAATTTGATAAAATCATCTTTGATTAtcgtaaatttaataaaataattattggaaGTGAAAGAATTAGTgaagaattgaaaaaaattattgaatgaTAAGAAATAATTATATCAGTTACTTAAAAGAGTTGAATTTGAAAAAGTAATTGAAATCTTACATCAAAATCAGAATAAGTGTTTATATACGTAAAGTTgatttttacacaattttataaAAGAGTGATGACGCGCTACTACGCTCTATCAATGGGTGTAATTCTACACCAACTATCTACTTTGGAAGTaagaataatatagtataaaatttaacattttttagaTGTATTGGTAAATTGGctgatttatataaataaatttaaacaatgCAACACAACGTTTTAAAGGGAGTAATTTTTTTGGAGACAATATTTCAAAACTATAAAACAacgataattttataaaaaagaaataaagaaaaaaattctaaaacttaattttttttattataagaagGAAAGAGTATAATTTAACTTGTTTAAAGATCTAATTAATTCGATATTATTATGACTAATATTAGGTGAAATGAAACTATGAAATGTTGGAGGGCACAAGCAAATCACGTGAAGAATGTCTTACTGTAGTGATACTACTACCTAACCTTGCAGCGTAGCTTGAATGAGGTAAGTTGGATCTTGTTGCGGTTTCTAAATTAAGAGTGGAAAGTAAATGTGAAGTTGAAAGTAATAAAGTGGGAAGGTAAAGTTTGTGAAATTGTAGAATTGGGAAGGACTATTTGACATCACGGATCAAAAATTGGCCATATAAAGGTACTGTAATTCTATTTTAAAGATTTTTATTACATGCTAGAAATCACTTTTGCCCCAATTCTAAATTCAAAGGACAATCTCCTAGGGTCATTttagattctcctttttcagtaGCTTTTTAATATGGTACATGGTTTTTTATTATGCTAGTATTGTTGTTAGTTAATATATGAATAGTtctaattatatttgattttttggattaaattggatttgatttttAGTAGCACGCCAATGCATATATGAGAGTGGATGATTATCTTATCTAATGACTAATGAGTagcaatagaaaattaaaaggctGTGTCTATTTCTTTGTCGTTTACTTTTCTTTCAACACGTGAAAATCTCTCTTTCTGATGCCTTGATCGtaatatatactccctccgtctcataataaatgtcttatttgAGCAATGcacggtttttaagaaaatgattggatgtgttggttttagtaaaaaagttaatgtcatttactagaatacccctattaatagtagttgaataacgtgaaagttaataaataggggtataatagtggaaaaataataatgattgatgcattggaattgtaaatggacaattaatttgaaaCAAGGAAAAAatacaaatgagacacttattatgagacagaGGGAGTAATTGTATAGTTACTTTTAAATAATTGAAAGCATTAATCTGAATCTTCCTTTTGTTATTAGTCATAATCATGACTATGATTATGGGTCCTAATTTCAGTGTCTATTCGGGCATtacttctttttgtttttaaaaagttCAAGGATTGAATCTGGGGTTATACTCGACTCACAGAAA encodes the following:
- the LOC131633548 gene encoding uncharacterized protein LOC131633548 produces the protein MGNCTSSDSTRVATAKLILQDGRLREFTYPVKVSYLLQEHPSCFICNSDEMDFDDVVTAVDENQALQLGQLYFVLPLSWLRQPLQAQEMAALAVKASSALMKSGASYKCGCRGKQILFSGECDAKRVSPASVSGGVTVQRSRRGRNNRSGSAGVEKFAALLSSIPE